From Microbacterium invictum, the proteins below share one genomic window:
- the rpsA gene encoding 30S ribosomal protein S1, producing MTTATTAPATKQVAINDIGSAEDFLAAVEKTLKFFNDGDLIEGTVVKIDRDEVLLDVGYKTEGVIPSRELSIKHDVDPNEVVKVGDEVEALVLQKEDKEGRLILSKKRAQYERAWGDVEKIKENDGVVTGSVIEVVKGGLIVDIGLRGFLPASLIELRRVRDLTPYLGQEIEAKILELDKNRNNVVLSRRALLEQTQSESRSNFLNNLHKGQVRKGTVSSIVNFGAFVDLGGVDGLVHVSELSWKHIEHASEVVEVGQEVTVEILEVDLDRERVSLSLKATQEDPWQVFARTHAIGQVAPGKVTKLVPFGAFVRVADGIEGLVHISELSGKHVELAEQVVSVGEEVFVKIIDIDLERRRISLSLKQANESVDPFGTEFDPALYGMVTEYDENGEYKYPEGFDPETNAWLEGFDAQREKWEQEYAAAQGRWEAHKAAVAKAAEAEAAAPAETGGSTFSSDSASAGTLADDEALAALREKLSGR from the coding sequence ATGACTACCGCAACGACCGCCCCGGCCACCAAGCAGGTCGCCATCAACGACATCGGATCTGCTGAGGACTTCCTGGCCGCGGTCGAAAAGACTCTGAAGTTCTTCAACGACGGCGACCTCATCGAAGGCACCGTGGTGAAGATCGACCGCGACGAGGTCCTCCTCGACGTCGGATACAAGACCGAGGGTGTCATCCCCTCGCGTGAGCTCTCCATCAAGCACGACGTCGACCCCAACGAGGTCGTCAAGGTCGGCGACGAGGTCGAAGCGCTCGTTCTCCAGAAGGAGGACAAGGAAGGCCGCCTCATCCTCTCCAAGAAGCGCGCGCAGTACGAGCGTGCCTGGGGTGACGTCGAGAAGATCAAGGAGAACGACGGTGTTGTCACCGGTTCCGTGATCGAGGTCGTCAAGGGCGGTCTCATCGTCGACATCGGCCTGCGCGGCTTCCTGCCGGCATCGCTCATCGAGCTGCGCCGCGTCCGCGACCTGACCCCGTACCTGGGTCAGGAGATCGAGGCCAAGATCCTCGAGCTGGACAAGAACCGCAACAACGTCGTGCTCTCGCGCCGTGCGCTGCTCGAGCAGACGCAGTCCGAGTCGCGCTCGAACTTCCTCAACAACCTGCACAAGGGCCAGGTCCGCAAGGGCACGGTCTCGTCGATCGTCAACTTCGGTGCGTTCGTCGACCTGGGCGGCGTGGACGGCCTCGTGCACGTCTCCGAGCTGTCGTGGAAGCACATCGAGCACGCCAGCGAGGTCGTCGAGGTCGGCCAGGAGGTCACCGTCGAGATCCTCGAGGTCGACCTGGACCGCGAGCGCGTCTCGCTGTCGCTCAAGGCGACCCAGGAAGACCCGTGGCAGGTCTTCGCCCGCACCCACGCGATCGGTCAGGTCGCTCCGGGCAAGGTCACCAAGCTCGTTCCGTTCGGTGCGTTCGTGCGCGTCGCGGACGGCATCGAGGGCCTCGTGCACATCTCCGAGCTGTCGGGCAAGCACGTCGAACTCGCCGAGCAGGTCGTGTCGGTCGGCGAAGAGGTCTTCGTCAAGATCATCGACATCGACCTCGAGCGTCGGCGCATCTCGCTGTCGCTGAAGCAGGCCAACGAGTCGGTCGACCCGTTCGGCACCGAGTTCGACCCGGCCCTCTACGGCATGGTCACCGAGTACGACGAGAACGGGGAGTACAAGTACCCCGAGGGCTTCGACCCGGAGACCAACGCCTGGCTCGAAGGCTTCGACGCCCAGCGCGAGAAGTGGGAGCAGGAGTACGCCGCCGCCCAGGGTCGCTGGGAGGCGCACAAGGCCGCTGTCGCCAAGGCCGCCGAGGCCGAGGCAGCTGCTCCGGCGGAGACCGGTGGCTCGACGTTCTCGAGCGACTCGGCTTCGGCCGGCACGCTGGCCGACGACGAGGCTCTCGCCGCACTGCGCGAGAAGCTGTCGGGTCGCTGA
- a CDS encoding YchJ family protein, whose protein sequence is MSFGQAAAQRGIRPPADAPCPCGGVAFGECCGPVLDGTRAATAAALMRSRYTAFAIGDAVHLEATWHPSTRPSDIDLDDGVRWQHLEILATDAGAEGDRRGTVEFRAHFRDADGAAGSLHERSRFIHRRDRWWYLDGDVDR, encoded by the coding sequence ATGTCATTCGGTCAGGCGGCTGCGCAGCGCGGCATCCGTCCGCCAGCCGATGCTCCGTGCCCGTGCGGAGGCGTCGCGTTCGGCGAGTGCTGCGGACCGGTCCTCGATGGCACTCGGGCCGCGACGGCCGCAGCGCTCATGCGTTCGCGGTACACGGCATTCGCGATCGGTGACGCGGTCCATCTCGAGGCCACCTGGCATCCATCGACTCGTCCTTCGGACATCGATCTCGATGACGGTGTGCGGTGGCAGCACCTTGAGATCCTCGCCACGGATGCCGGTGCAGAAGGCGACCGGCGCGGCACCGTGGAGTTCCGGGCGCACTTCCGTGACGCGGATGGAGCGGCCGGCTCGCTGCACGAGCGCAGCCGCTTCATCCACCGCCGCGACCGCTGGTGGTACCTCGACGGCGACGTCGACAGGTGA
- a CDS encoding 5'-3' exonuclease H3TH domain-containing protein: protein MADRLMLLDTASLYFRAFYGVPDKVTAPDGSPINAARGLLDIITKLVTTYEPTHVVACWDDDWRPQWRVDLIPSYKAHRVETPVENGADVEEVPDLLEAQVPVIRQELGALGIPIVGRPEHEADDIIGSLATQATLPVDVITGDRDLFQLVDDARDVRVVYTGRGMSNLEVLTDAVVVTKYGILPTQYADFAVLRGDPSDGLPGVAGVGDKTAASLLARHGDLAGIIQAAQDGDGMAAGVRAKILASLDYLAVAPTVVEVVRTLDLGPVDSRLRAPDTTVTDALAEKWGLGTSMTRAVAAITARA from the coding sequence GTGGCCGACCGACTCATGCTTCTCGACACTGCGTCCCTCTACTTCCGCGCGTTCTACGGCGTGCCCGACAAGGTGACCGCGCCCGACGGCAGTCCCATCAACGCCGCTCGCGGTCTGCTCGACATCATCACCAAGCTCGTCACGACCTACGAGCCCACGCACGTCGTCGCCTGCTGGGACGACGACTGGCGCCCGCAGTGGCGCGTCGACCTCATTCCCAGCTACAAGGCGCACCGGGTGGAGACCCCGGTCGAGAACGGCGCGGACGTCGAAGAGGTGCCCGACCTGCTCGAAGCACAGGTGCCGGTGATCCGCCAGGAGCTCGGCGCGCTCGGCATCCCCATCGTCGGCCGCCCCGAACACGAAGCCGACGACATCATCGGCAGCCTCGCCACCCAGGCGACCCTCCCGGTCGACGTCATCACCGGCGACCGCGACCTGTTCCAGCTCGTCGACGACGCCCGCGACGTGCGGGTCGTCTACACCGGCCGCGGCATGAGCAATCTCGAAGTGCTGACGGATGCCGTGGTCGTCACCAAATACGGCATCCTGCCCACACAGTACGCCGACTTCGCGGTCCTCCGCGGCGACCCGTCCGACGGTCTGCCCGGCGTCGCCGGCGTCGGCGACAAGACGGCCGCGTCGCTCCTCGCGCGCCACGGCGACCTCGCCGGCATCATCCAGGCGGCGCAGGACGGCGACGGCATGGCCGCCGGCGTGCGCGCCAAGATCCTGGCATCCCTCGACTACCTCGCCGTCGCCCCCACCGTCGTCGAGGTCGTCCGCACCCTCGACCTCGGCCCGGTCGACTCGCGCCTGCGCGCACCAGACACGACCGTCACCGACGCCCTTGCAGAGAAGTGGGGACTCGGTACCTCCATGACCCGCGCGGTCGCCGCGATCACCGCCCGCGCCTGA
- a CDS encoding PHP domain-containing protein yields the protein MDPTAALTEIATLLERERSSRYKSKAFRAAAEAIAGLSDAQLVDTAALRRRKGIGESTLAVIQQAVAGKVPDYLQDLRERIAPQKQSQLRGLLRGDLHCHSEWSDGLTPIDLMVHAARALGHEYLALTDHSPRLRVARGLSAVRLREQLEVVAGFRDDRFTLLSGIEVDILDEGELDQEDGLLDELDVVVASAHSKLRMESRPMTRRLVAAVSNPRVDVLGHVTGRLIAGSRGTRPPSEFDAQAVFAACAEHRVAVEINSRPEREDPPDELIAVALAEGCLFSIDSDAHAPGQLSLLDEGAARAERAGVPAERIVTTWPLDRLREWTRRA from the coding sequence ATGGATCCCACCGCGGCTCTGACCGAGATCGCGACGCTGCTCGAACGGGAGCGGTCGTCTCGGTACAAGTCGAAGGCGTTCCGTGCGGCGGCGGAGGCGATTGCAGGTCTCAGCGACGCGCAACTGGTCGACACCGCCGCACTGCGGCGACGCAAGGGGATCGGCGAGTCCACGCTCGCGGTGATCCAGCAGGCGGTCGCCGGCAAAGTGCCCGACTACCTGCAGGATCTGCGCGAGCGGATCGCTCCCCAGAAGCAGTCGCAGCTTCGCGGGCTGCTCCGCGGCGACCTGCACTGCCACTCCGAATGGTCCGACGGCCTCACCCCGATCGATCTGATGGTCCATGCAGCCCGTGCTCTCGGACACGAGTACCTGGCGTTGACCGATCATTCCCCGCGACTGCGCGTGGCGCGAGGGCTGTCGGCAGTGCGTCTGCGTGAGCAGCTCGAGGTCGTGGCGGGCTTCCGCGATGACCGGTTCACGCTGCTGTCCGGTATCGAGGTCGACATCTTGGACGAGGGGGAGCTCGATCAGGAGGACGGCCTGCTCGACGAACTCGATGTCGTCGTGGCATCCGCCCATTCCAAACTGCGCATGGAGAGCCGCCCGATGACACGGCGTCTGGTCGCGGCCGTCTCGAATCCGAGAGTGGATGTGCTCGGGCATGTGACGGGCCGGCTGATCGCGGGGTCCCGGGGAACGCGGCCGCCCTCGGAGTTCGATGCGCAGGCGGTGTTCGCCGCGTGCGCGGAGCACCGGGTCGCCGTCGAGATCAACTCGCGTCCAGAGCGTGAGGATCCGCCGGACGAGCTGATCGCTGTCGCCCTGGCGGAGGGATGCCTGTTCTCCATCGACTCGGACGCCCACGCGCCCGGGCAGCTGTCGCTGCTCGACGAGGGGGCGGCCCGGGCAGAGCGCGCGGGGGTGCCTGCAGAGCGGATCGTCACGACGTGGCCGCTCGACCGGCTGCGGGAGTGGACGCGACGGGCCTGA
- a CDS encoding aromatic ring-opening dioxygenase LigA produces MSDQPETVDTIEPPAKSVGLVKVVGVLGILGGIALIVVGIVVWIMVSSQLRAENITVPDDAMAFQGQTVSGPLTAFVQADIIQHHALEASGGKTYAELPQDDPVRATMMNASFLRASLFTSVVSFGVAAFAMGIGVLAILFGLAFRRLADVPVVVRRSTVV; encoded by the coding sequence ATGTCAGACCAGCCGGAAACCGTAGACACCATCGAACCGCCCGCCAAGAGCGTCGGACTGGTCAAGGTCGTCGGCGTCCTGGGGATTCTGGGCGGTATCGCCCTGATCGTCGTGGGAATCGTCGTGTGGATCATGGTCTCGAGCCAGCTGCGCGCTGAGAACATCACTGTCCCGGACGACGCGATGGCATTCCAGGGGCAGACGGTCTCCGGTCCGCTCACGGCGTTCGTGCAGGCCGACATCATCCAGCACCACGCCCTCGAAGCGTCGGGTGGCAAGACATACGCCGAGCTACCGCAGGATGACCCGGTGCGGGCGACGATGATGAACGCGTCGTTCCTGCGTGCCTCGCTGTTCACGTCGGTGGTGTCGTTCGGCGTCGCGGCGTTCGCGATGGGCATCGGCGTTCTGGCGATCCTGTTCGGACTGGCATTCCGGCGACTCGCAGACGTCCCGGTGGTCGTGCGGCGCTCGACCGTCGTATAG
- the trpD gene encoding anthranilate phosphoribosyltransferase, with protein sequence MAELYSWPDILTNLLERRDLSVSESTWAMQQVMAGEATPSQLAGFLVALRAKGETVDEIVGFRDAILEAAVPLPVPAEVLDIVGTGGDRYGTVNISTMSAITAAAAGVPVVKHGNKAASSSSGASDVLGALGLDLSLPPERVAEVLAEVGITFAFASAFHPGFRHAGATRLELGVPTVFNFLGPLCNPARAEANAVGVAQLDRVPLITGVFRTRGATALVFRGDDGLDELTTTGHSRLWEVSLGDVHEHDLDPRDLGIPLSKIDDLIGGAPAHNAQVVRDVLAGKSGPVRDIVLLNAAAGIVSYRLFRDPSEVQRPIVQRLTEARDLAAGAIDSGAAAAKLEAWVAATSRAG encoded by the coding sequence ATGGCAGAGCTTTACTCGTGGCCCGACATCCTTACGAATCTCCTGGAACGGCGCGATCTCAGCGTCTCGGAATCGACGTGGGCCATGCAGCAGGTCATGGCCGGCGAGGCTACGCCTTCGCAGCTGGCCGGCTTCCTCGTCGCACTGCGCGCGAAGGGCGAGACGGTCGACGAGATCGTCGGATTCCGGGATGCCATTCTCGAAGCCGCGGTGCCTCTGCCTGTCCCGGCAGAGGTCCTCGACATCGTCGGCACCGGCGGTGACCGGTACGGCACGGTCAACATCTCGACGATGTCGGCGATCACCGCCGCCGCCGCCGGAGTCCCGGTGGTCAAGCACGGCAACAAGGCGGCCAGCTCGTCGTCAGGCGCGTCCGACGTCCTCGGCGCGCTCGGCCTCGATCTGTCCTTGCCCCCCGAGCGCGTCGCCGAAGTGCTGGCCGAGGTCGGCATCACCTTCGCATTCGCCTCGGCATTCCACCCGGGCTTCCGCCATGCCGGCGCGACGCGTCTCGAACTCGGTGTTCCGACGGTGTTCAACTTCCTGGGCCCGCTGTGCAACCCGGCCCGCGCAGAGGCCAACGCCGTCGGCGTGGCGCAGCTGGACCGGGTGCCGCTCATCACCGGCGTCTTCCGCACCCGCGGCGCGACCGCTTTGGTGTTCCGCGGTGACGACGGCCTTGACGAGCTGACGACCACCGGCCACAGCCGCCTGTGGGAGGTCAGCCTCGGCGATGTGCACGAGCACGACCTCGATCCCCGCGACCTCGGCATCCCTCTGTCGAAGATCGACGACCTCATCGGCGGTGCCCCCGCGCACAACGCGCAGGTGGTGCGTGACGTGCTGGCCGGCAAGAGCGGGCCCGTGCGCGACATCGTCCTGCTCAATGCGGCCGCAGGCATCGTGTCGTATCGGCTGTTCCGCGACCCCTCAGAGGTGCAGCGGCCGATCGTGCAGCGACTGACCGAGGCGCGCGATCTGGCCGCCGGGGCGATCGACAGTGGGGCTGCCGCCGCCAAGCTCGAGGCCTGGGTGGCGGCGACGTCACGCGCAGGTTAA
- the ctaE gene encoding aa3-type cytochrome oxidase subunit III, producing MGDVTTPATYPQALRSVKRPDPVAVGTIVWLGSEVMFFAGLFAIYFTIRNASPELWAERTELLNIPFAAVNTLILVLSSFTAQAGVFAAERFQPYRKGSFWQFRQWGMVEWFFLSFVMGAIFVSGQVWEYATLVAEGMPISADSYASAFYLTTGFHALHVTGGLVAFLLVIGRAFAVKNFGRKEMTSSIVVSYYWHFVDVVWIVLFFVIYFVK from the coding sequence ATGGGGGACGTGACGACTCCAGCGACATACCCCCAGGCTTTGCGTTCCGTGAAGCGGCCGGACCCGGTCGCCGTCGGCACGATCGTGTGGCTCGGCAGCGAAGTCATGTTCTTCGCGGGCCTCTTCGCCATCTACTTCACGATCCGCAACGCGTCCCCCGAACTGTGGGCCGAACGCACCGAGCTGCTGAACATCCCGTTCGCCGCCGTGAACACGCTGATCCTGGTGCTCTCGTCGTTCACCGCGCAGGCCGGCGTGTTCGCCGCCGAGCGCTTCCAGCCGTACCGCAAGGGCTCGTTCTGGCAGTTCCGCCAGTGGGGCATGGTCGAGTGGTTCTTCCTCTCGTTCGTCATGGGCGCCATCTTCGTGTCGGGTCAGGTCTGGGAGTACGCCACGCTCGTCGCCGAAGGCATGCCGATCTCTGCGGACTCCTACGCCTCGGCGTTCTACCTCACGACCGGCTTCCACGCCCTTCACGTGACCGGTGGCCTCGTCGCCTTCCTGCTCGTGATCGGCCGCGCGTTCGCGGTCAAGAACTTCGGGCGCAAGGAGATGACCTCCTCGATCGTCGTGTCGTACTACTGGCACTTCGTGGACGTCGTCTGGATCGTCCTGTTCTTCGTCATCTACTTCGTCAAGTGA
- the qcrC gene encoding cytochrome bc1 complex diheme cytochrome c subunit has translation MALKTSRRSGGRRSKWAAAALIGVGLLVTGGVYAGATAAMASTESTAVSTALTVDDGKKLFQANCATCHGMNMEGTPDGPSLYGVGELAVEFQVATGRMPLQMQGPQAPVKPVQFTQEQIEAMAAWVQSVSPGPSYPSEEILDGGGDVAAGAELFRINCAMCHNVAAAGGALTEGKYAPALTETSPLHLYAAMVTGPQNMPVFGDMNISAEEKRDIISALIWMQEDASVGGFTLGSLGPVSEGLFIWIFGIGTLIGITVWITAKSN, from the coding sequence ATGGCACTCAAGACCTCACGCCGCTCCGGCGGTCGCCGCAGCAAGTGGGCAGCCGCCGCCCTGATCGGCGTCGGACTTCTCGTCACCGGAGGCGTCTATGCCGGCGCAACCGCGGCGATGGCGTCCACCGAGTCCACCGCCGTCTCGACGGCGCTGACCGTCGACGACGGCAAGAAGCTGTTCCAGGCCAACTGCGCGACCTGCCACGGCATGAACATGGAGGGCACCCCCGACGGCCCGTCGCTGTACGGCGTCGGCGAGCTCGCGGTCGAGTTCCAGGTAGCCACCGGACGCATGCCGCTGCAGATGCAGGGCCCGCAGGCCCCGGTCAAGCCGGTCCAGTTCACGCAGGAGCAGATCGAGGCCATGGCCGCCTGGGTCCAGTCCGTCTCCCCCGGCCCGTCCTACCCCTCCGAGGAGATCCTCGACGGCGGCGGCGACGTGGCGGCCGGTGCCGAGCTGTTCCGCATCAACTGCGCGATGTGCCACAACGTGGCCGCCGCCGGTGGCGCACTCACCGAGGGCAAGTACGCCCCCGCGCTGACCGAGACCAGCCCGCTGCACCTCTACGCGGCGATGGTCACCGGCCCGCAGAACATGCCGGTCTTCGGCGACATGAACATCAGCGCAGAAGAGAAGCGCGACATCATCTCGGCGCTGATCTGGATGCAGGAAGACGCGTCAGTGGGCGGCTTCACGCTCGGCTCACTGGGTCCGGTCTCGGAAGGTCTGTTCATCTGGATCTTCGGCATCGGCACCCTCATCGGCATCACCGTGTGGATCACGGCGAAGTCGAACTGA